In one window of Macrotis lagotis isolate mMagLag1 chromosome 5, bilby.v1.9.chrom.fasta, whole genome shotgun sequence DNA:
- the LOC141487845 gene encoding calcium homeostasis modulator protein 6-like: MEMLKKLIFFCVLNPFKKCQPLSGTSLLSLLSGVREWNFTNKCFPCPCTRKLNLLHSIFYLIVSPLLILLLGCAFNEQAQWFMIGYYTPSQVKDEGSKIAWNRYIRKLRSIWPILVATFFWISVALMEGDYYECAFSASLWVSRQLCPGQETNCTQQLPLVPCQKEKPLQFQEFFQDLKAIVQILGCSLIALVLFVVAISWIITARISSVNHQCFERQKLDYLKEREMMNKESKNAKGNRISISLISDEMSLLPISSSGLQCDSILQESEN; this comes from the exons ATGGAGATGTTGAAGAAGCTGatcttcttttgtgttttaaatccatttaaaaaatgcCAGCCTTTATCAGGTACTAGCTTGTTGAGTCTGCTGTCAGGTGTCAGGGAATGGAACTTTACCAACAAATGCTTCCCATGCCCCTGCACCAGGAAGCTAAACCTTCTTCATTCCATCTTCTACCTCATCGTTTCACCCCTGCTGATCCTCTTATTGGGATGTGCATTTAATGAACAGGCTCAGTGGTTCATGATAGGGTACTACACTCCTAGCCAAGTCAAAGATGAGGGCAGTAAAATTGCCTGGAACAGGTACATCAGGAAACTGCGGAGCATCTGGCCCATTCTGGTGGCAACCTTCTTCTGGATCTCTGTAGCATTAATGGAGGGTGATTACTATGAATGTGCATTCAGTGCAAGTCTGTGGGTATCTAGACAGTTATGCCCGGGTCAGGAGACCAATTGTACCCAGCAGCTGCCATTGGTGCCCTGTCAGAAGGAGAAGCCACTGCAGTTTCAGGAGTTCTTCCAGGATCTCAAGGCAATTGTTCAG ATATTGGGTTGCAGCCTGATAGctcttgttttgtttgttgttgcGATTTCCTGGATCATCACTGCCCGTATATCTTCAGTTAATCATCAATGTTTTGAACGCCAAAAGTTAGATTAtctaaaggaaagagagatgatgaataaagaatcaaaaaatgCTAAGGGGAACagaatttcaatttcattaatttctgaTGAGATGTCATTGCTGCCTATATCCAGTTCTGGACTTCAATGTGACAGTATACTACAGGAGTCAGAGAATTAG